The stretch of DNA CTATTATACCATTATAGATTCCATTGTTGAGTCTCATCAAGTATTCAGGGTCACGGAGAAGTACGGTTTCTTCACTATTTGTTAAGAATCCGGCTTCTATGAGTACCGAGGCCATCATGGCATTTCTTACAACGAACCATGATTCTTCCTTAATCCCTCTGTTGGGAGTTGTATCTCCCAGTGTCTTTTTCAGATTATCAAGAATGAAACCCGCCAATTTTTTGCTTTCCAGAGTGAATTCTTCTTCCATGAGTGTATTCAGCACCGGATCCAGCCTATCTACCGATCCATCATCTCCCAGGATCTGCCGCCTGTAATCTTCAGGGAGATACCATATTTCAAAGCCGCTTGCCTTTTTATTCAGGCTCGCATTGGCATGAAGAGAGATATATATGATCCCTTCACCATCCTTCAGATTAAAGCTATTGGCAAGTTCTACACGTTCTTCCAATGTCGGATAGATATCAGTCCTCCTGGTCAGGATGATTTCCTTATCATTATATTTTGCTGATAGTTTTTCTTCCAATGAGAGAGTCAGATCAAGAACAAGATTCTTCTCATAAATGGGAACTGTGATTCCGTCAACCGGGAAATAACTGGTTGCACCTGAATCTCTTCCACCATGACCGGCATCCAGAATAATGGCTGCAACCCTGAAACCTGATGGATTTTTAACTGTTTTTTCACTCAGGAAAAACCGGGAAATAAACTCCACTGTGTCAGAAGAGAATTTCAATATTCCCTTTTCATAGACTATGGCTGCTGTATAAAAAACATCCTTACCATTGAGGAGCAATAGGGACTCATCCGCCATAAAGGCGATGGTTTGATTCTCTTTGATTAGAATCCCTTTCTTTATTTCCGGGTCCCACAGCAATCGTGATCCCGTTTTTTCAATAAGTTCATTCTGATCCATAGACTCTGAAAAAAGAGTGATTGATATGAGAAGGAATTGCAGGATTAGAAGAACTTTAATGAGCCTCATCATTCTGATCAATATACCACAGTGCTCCCTGTATGCCTCCCCTCAAGAAGCTATACCAGAAATGCTTGGCGAAGAGGGTCCAACTCGAATCATCGGTCTTCCTCAGGTTTCTTTCTGTTAGGATTTCTTCCAGGGCTTTTTCAAGGGACAGGCAATTCCAGTCTTTTTGTTGTAAAAATACTTCTCCTGTTCCATCCTGAGGGACAGGAACAGGGCCTTCTTTATACTTCATTGAATAATCTGGTTTAAAATCCCGAAGACACACCAGTTCTTCCCAGTCTTCCATCTTATAGGCCGAGGGCGGGAACTGAGAATTCAAAGGAGCCGATAGAAAATCAAGTGTTTCCGGCTCTCCCCTCTCTAAAAGAATCCGGATGATCGAAACGGCTTCTTCACTTGTTTTGATGGCGTCCCCTCTCAGTGGAGCAACGGCTATGACATTCCCGCACTTCATCACATTATTGAGGGGGAAACGGACCTGGTCTCCCTTGTCTGATATGAGGAATATGTCTTTTACATTTTTGAGATCGTGGGCTTCTTCCAGATTTAAAATATCCATAATTTTTCCGGGAATGGAAATAAAGGCTCTTTCAGAGGAACAATTCTGTTGTGTTTCCTTGAGATTTCCCGGTTCCAATCCCATAGCAAGACGCATTCCCTCTTCGACCAGTTGTATACCCGATGCATAGGGATAGGTCCATCCCGACATATACCCTCCTGAAAGTCTTGCCGCTATTTCACCGATCATTACTCCCCTGGTTGTGAGTTTGATGTCTCCCTTTGCCGCACCCAATGTGATTCCCAGTGCCTTGACTGCCTCTTTGAAAACCTTAAAAATCTGTTCTTCCGTTTCTTTATCTACTTTTGCCGGAAGAATGTGACCCATTTCTATAAAACAGGGCGGATAGTAAATAAGCCTGTCTGCAAATCCTGTGATTGTCACGGTATCATTGTATATAAGAGAATCAATACTGAACTCTGGGCCGTCCATAAACTCTTCAACAATGGCCCTGCCTGTTCTGGAGAATCTTATGGCTTCCACCGCCGATTTTTCCAGGGTTTCCGGTGTTTCTACAGTAATAACACCCCGCCCGCCCATATTATCTACTGGTTTGACCACAAGAGGATAGCGAAGTCTTTTTGTCACTTCATGGGCGTCCATGTCGGCAGAAAGTTCGCAAAATGCAGGGATAGGTATGTTATGTTCCTGAAACTTCATTCTCATCCGATATTTATCAGTGCAGTCAAGGGCTGACTGATAAGGTATTCCAGGAAGGTTCAGCTTTTCTGCAATCCAGGCTACCGAGGCAGAAAAATCTGTTCCGCATGTAAACACACCCTGAATGTTTCTGGTCTGCATCAAGTTTTCTGCCGCTTCTACGAGACCAACTCTGTCTTTCAGGTCAATATTTAAAAATTCATCGGCTCTTGATATACAGGGGGCATGAGGATTACCGTCTGCGGCTATGCTATACCAATTATTTTTCCTGGCAGCATCAAAGGCTGGCATCTGCATGATGCCGGCTCCCAATATTATAATAGCAGGTTGACTCATTTCTTATCCTTTTACAGCATAAATTTCAAAGGTGTCACCCCATCCAAAGAGGAGGCTTATATATTTTCGGAGAGTGAGGGGCAATACCCTTTTCAATCTATCCGGGAATCTTTCGGGATGGTGACCAGTCACATGGAATTTTATAGTATGAAATCCGTACATTCTCAAGGCTTTCCGTGCAGATCTTCTATCCCAAAGGGTGAAATGATCCTCCGGACTGTTTTCAAGGAATCCTGAAAGGTTGAATATTCCGCTAATTCCTGAGGCATGGGGTGTTGACAGGGCTAATATTCCTCCTTTTTTCAGAAAATAATTCACCTTGGTCAGGAGGGAACTCAAGTCATCAAAATGCTCAATGACATACCAGAGCGTTATGACATCAAACTGTTCTTTGTCAAAAATCGGGTTCTCACTGGGGATATTTTCAAAGGCATCCTGATGAATCCTGATTTCGGGATAGTGTTCCCTGACATATGAAACCGCATCTTCTGATATTTCCAGGCCCCAGGAAGAAAATCCTTTTTGGATGGCTTCAAGCAAAAAAGGTCCATAGGCACAACCGATATCCAATAAACTGCCGGATTTAATCCTTATGCGACCGAGTCTTTCCGATGCCATTTTCCGGATATGGGGAAAGTCCTCCAGATAGGTCTTTCCGTATTGTGCTTTATAATCTGAGAAAAAATAATCTTTTTTATAAATATCTTTTTTCTGCCTGAATTGTACCATGTACTTCATGCTGCAGTCCCGGCAGAGGAAATAGCTCCTTTGAGGGAACCTTCCGATGGATTTCCGATGACTGCTGCCGCAAATCGGGCAGTCTTCAGCAGATATGGTCATGCTTTGAATCCATTCCATAAAGGGAGCGGATTTTTGTGTATATTTCTCCCAAAGTTTTACCCATGGGGTTTGGTTATTTGTCATCTGTGTCATCAGTGCTTCAGAGAGTACATGATTAATTTGGGAATTTACTTTTTTATAGGCCTTTGGACAGTAGGGAATTTTACTCAAGCGGCTCAATTTATCATGATATTTTCCAGGATTAAAAAGAAGAACCGGTACTCGTGAACAAAGGGATTCAACAGCCGTTAATCCATAGCTTGTGATCACAAAATCATAGTGCATCAACTGATCTTTCAGGTTATCAGCATAATCCAGGCAGTGAACCTCCAACGGGGTGGAATTCACGGATTTGTTCTTTTCCGGAAGGATGACATACCAGTCAAATCTGGAAAGCAGTTTCATATCCAGGGATTGGAGAATCTTCGTGCTTAGATTACAAGGATCTTCACCCCCGAAGGATATAAGAATTTTTTTTAATTTTCTGTCAGGTCTGATGCTTTTGGGACCGTTGAAAAATGAAAACTCCTGAAGGTTCGGCAGCTCTTTCAGGGAAGACGGAAGGATATCCAGAATATAGGATGCACTTTTTCTCAAATCTCCTGCTTCATCAATAGCCAGTACAGGAACGCCTTTGAATTGAATGGGTAAGTCTGAAGTCAAACGATTATCCAGAATAATCAATTCCCAATGATCCCCTTCAGAATCAGTTACTGCATCATGGTATATTAAATTTCCGACAGTTTTGAAAATGGGATGATTCTGCATATCGATGCTTTTTTCTGTCTCACAATCCAGTAGGTAGATGTGGACTTCTTTGAATCCAGATGCCCAGTCCAGGCATCTTTTAAGGTGCCCGGTGCCATTCCCCTGTCTAAGGGATGGAATAAACAGTATTTTATCGGGGTTAATCATTCTGGAGCAAGTATTCCTTCAGACTCTCAAAGTCTATGGTCGTGGCGTGATACAG from Oceanispirochaeta sp. encodes:
- a CDS encoding ATP-grasp domain-containing protein, encoding MSQPAIIILGAGIMQMPAFDAARKNNWYSIAADGNPHAPCISRADEFLNIDLKDRVGLVEAAENLMQTRNIQGVFTCGTDFSASVAWIAEKLNLPGIPYQSALDCTDKYRMRMKFQEHNIPIPAFCELSADMDAHEVTKRLRYPLVVKPVDNMGGRGVITVETPETLEKSAVEAIRFSRTGRAIVEEFMDGPEFSIDSLIYNDTVTITGFADRLIYYPPCFIEMGHILPAKVDKETEEQIFKVFKEAVKALGITLGAAKGDIKLTTRGVMIGEIAARLSGGYMSGWTYPYASGIQLVEEGMRLAMGLEPGNLKETQQNCSSERAFISIPGKIMDILNLEEAHDLKNVKDIFLISDKGDQVRFPLNNVMKCGNVIAVAPLRGDAIKTSEEAVSIIRILLERGEPETLDFLSAPLNSQFPPSAYKMEDWEELVCLRDFKPDYSMKYKEGPVPVPQDGTGEVFLQQKDWNCLSLEKALEEILTERNLRKTDDSSWTLFAKHFWYSFLRGGIQGALWYIDQNDEAH
- a CDS encoding N-acetylmuramoyl-L-alanine amidase; this encodes MMRLIKVLLILQFLLISITLFSESMDQNELIEKTGSRLLWDPEIKKGILIKENQTIAFMADESLLLLNGKDVFYTAAIVYEKGILKFSSDTVEFISRFFLSEKTVKNPSGFRVAAIILDAGHGGRDSGATSYFPVDGITVPIYEKNLVLDLTLSLEEKLSAKYNDKEIILTRRTDIYPTLEERVELANSFNLKDGEGIIYISLHANASLNKKASGFEIWYLPEDYRRQILGDDGSVDRLDPVLNTLMEEEFTLESKKLAGFILDNLKKTLGDTTPNRGIKEESWFVVRNAMMASVLIEAGFLTNSEETVLLRDPEYLMRLNNGIYNGII
- a CDS encoding methyltransferase domain-containing protein → MINPDKILFIPSLRQGNGTGHLKRCLDWASGFKEVHIYLLDCETEKSIDMQNHPIFKTVGNLIYHDAVTDSEGDHWELIILDNRLTSDLPIQFKGVPVLAIDEAGDLRKSASYILDILPSSLKELPNLQEFSFFNGPKSIRPDRKLKKILISFGGEDPCNLSTKILQSLDMKLLSRFDWYVILPEKNKSVNSTPLEVHCLDYADNLKDQLMHYDFVITSYGLTAVESLCSRVPVLLFNPGKYHDKLSRLSKIPYCPKAYKKVNSQINHVLSEALMTQMTNNQTPWVKLWEKYTQKSAPFMEWIQSMTISAEDCPICGSSHRKSIGRFPQRSYFLCRDCSMKYMVQFRQKKDIYKKDYFFSDYKAQYGKTYLEDFPHIRKMASERLGRIRIKSGSLLDIGCAYGPFLLEAIQKGFSSWGLEISEDAVSYVREHYPEIRIHQDAFENIPSENPIFDKEQFDVITLWYVIEHFDDLSSLLTKVNYFLKKGGILALSTPHASGISGIFNLSGFLENSPEDHFTLWDRRSARKALRMYGFHTIKFHVTGHHPERFPDRLKRVLPLTLRKYISLLFGWGDTFEIYAVKG